A genomic stretch from Papio anubis isolate 15944 chromosome 18, Panubis1.0, whole genome shotgun sequence includes:
- the LOC116271328 gene encoding olfactory receptor 2C1-like codes for MDGANDSSLKGFVLMGISDHPQLEMIFFIAIVFSYLLTLLGNSIIILLSCLDAWLHTPMYFFLSNLSSLDLAFTTSSVPQMLINLWGPDKTISYGGCVTQLYVFLWLGATECILLVVMAFDHYVAVCRPLRYTTIMNPQLCWLLAVIAWLGGLDNSVIQSTFTLQLPLCGHWRVESFLCEVPAMIKLACGDTSLNEAVLNGVCTFFTAVPLSIILISYCLTAQAVLKIHSAEGRRKAFNTCLSHLLVVFLFYGSASYGYLLRDKNSNQYQSKFISLFYSVVTPMVNPLIYMLRNMEVKGALRRLLGKGR; via the coding sequence ATGGACGGGGCCAATGACAGCTCCTTGAAGGGCTTTGTTCTGATGGGCATATCTGACCATCCCCAGCTGGAGATGATCTTTTTCATAGCCATCGTTTTCTCCTATTTGCTGACCCTACTTGGGAACTCAATCATCATCTTGCTTTCCTGCCTGGATGCCTGGCTCCACACACCCATGTACTTCTTCCTCAGCAACCTCTCCTCCTTGGACCTTGCTTTCACTACTAGCTCAGTCCCCCAAATGCTGATCAATTTATGGGGACCAGACAAGACCATCAGCTATGGTGGCTGTGTGACCCAGCTCTATGTCTTCCTTTGGCTGGGGGCCACCGAGTGCATCCTGCTCGTGGTGATGGCATTTGACCACTATGTGGCAGTGTGTCGGCCCCTCCGCTACACCACCATCATGAACCCCCAGctctgctggctgctggctgtGATTGCCTGGCTGGGTGGCTTGGACAACTCTGTGATCCAGTCAACATTCACTCTGCAGCTCCCATTGTGTGGGCACTGGAGGGTGGAGAGCTTCCTCTGTGAGGTGCCTGCCATGATCAAACTGGCCTGTGGCGACACGAGCCTCAACGAGGCTGTGCTCAATGGTGTCTGCACCTTCTTCACTGCAGTCCCACTAAGCATCATCCTGATCTCCTACTGCCTCACTGCTCAGGCAGTGCTGAAAATCCACTCTGCAGAGGGGAGGCGAAAGGCCTTCAATACATGCCTCTCCCACCTGCTGGTGGTGTTCCTCTTCTATGGCTCAGCCAGCTATGGCTATCTGCTTCGGGACAAGAACAGCAACCAGTACCAGAGCAAGTTCATTTCCCTGTTCTACTCAGTGGTCACGCCCATGGTGAATCCTCTCATCTACATGCTGCGGAACATGGAAGTGAAGGGCGCACTGAGAAGGTTGCTGGGGAAAGGAAGATAA